The uncultured Flavobacterium sp. genome contains a region encoding:
- a CDS encoding DUF5690 family protein: protein MSKKASNFRFILKTSIAAFGTYFCMYAFRKPFTVATFDHMAFWGIDYKILLILAQVLGYTLSKFLGIKIISELKSAKRILYLISFIAISELALLGFALVPAPYNILFLFINGLPLGMIWGIVFSYIEGRKTTELLGVILCSSFIVSSGAAKSVGVFVLTVLGCNEFWMPFVSGLIFIIPLIVFSLFLEKIPNPDSEDLALKSKRKPLSKKERASLFQQFAFPLTAIIIFYAMLTAMREFRDNFARELWDTLGYKESISIYMYSEIPIAVSVLVILGFLGSMKNNYKAFKNYHLVLFLGSLLVGVTTFLFQKHLMAPLPWMMISGFGMYVCYIPFNGLFFDRMIATYKIDGNTGFLIYIADAFGYLGSVLVLFFKNFGDKNISLLSFFTTCIYLLSFVGIITTIMSFNYFKRKFKKTSKISTTPLYT, encoded by the coding sequence ATGTCTAAAAAAGCATCTAATTTCAGGTTTATATTAAAAACATCCATTGCGGCATTTGGTACTTATTTTTGTATGTATGCTTTCCGTAAACCCTTTACAGTAGCAACATTTGACCACATGGCTTTCTGGGGAATTGACTATAAAATCTTGCTGATTCTGGCTCAGGTTTTAGGTTATACACTTTCTAAGTTTTTAGGAATCAAGATTATATCCGAGCTAAAATCGGCAAAGAGAATTTTATATTTAATAAGTTTTATAGCCATTTCTGAATTAGCCTTATTAGGATTTGCATTAGTTCCGGCACCATACAATATCCTGTTTTTATTCATAAACGGATTGCCTTTAGGAATGATCTGGGGAATCGTTTTTTCGTATATCGAAGGAAGAAAAACTACCGAATTATTAGGCGTTATTCTCTGTTCGAGTTTTATAGTTTCCTCCGGAGCTGCAAAATCCGTTGGAGTATTTGTCTTGACGGTTTTGGGATGCAATGAGTTCTGGATGCCTTTTGTTTCGGGGTTAATTTTTATAATTCCGTTAATAGTATTTTCATTGTTTTTGGAGAAAATCCCAAATCCTGATAGCGAAGATTTGGCCTTAAAATCAAAACGAAAACCACTTAGCAAAAAAGAACGCGCTTCATTATTCCAGCAATTTGCATTTCCGTTAACGGCAATAATTATATTCTACGCCATGCTTACAGCAATGCGAGAATTCAGGGATAATTTTGCCAGAGAATTATGGGATACTTTAGGATATAAAGAAAGTATTTCGATTTATATGTATTCAGAAATTCCTATTGCAGTTTCAGTTCTTGTTATTTTAGGATTTTTAGGAAGTATGAAAAACAATTACAAAGCTTTCAAAAATTATCATTTGGTATTGTTTTTAGGTTCATTGCTTGTAGGAGTAACAACATTTTTGTTTCAAAAACATTTAATGGCGCCACTTCCGTGGATGATGATCTCCGGATTTGGAATGTATGTTTGCTATATTCCGTTCAATGGTTTGTTTTTTGACCGAATGATTGCAACCTATAAAATCGACGGAAACACTGGATTTTTAATTTACATCGCCGATGCTTTTGGCTATTTAGGAAGCGTTTTGGTTTTGTTTTTCAAGAATTTCGGAGATAAGAATATTTCCTTATTAAGCTTTTTTACCACTTGCATTTATCTGTTATCCTTTGTTGGGATAATCACAACTATAATGTCCTTTAATTACTTTAAAAGGAAATTCAAAAAAACATCAAAAATTAGCACAACACCTTTATACACTTGA
- a CDS encoding TonB-dependent receptor: protein MKTIYKAIFIFSVALFAQNMTAQKATISGTVTDSQSPLPGATIILSNNQKATTDFSGYFTIQDVRSGSLELQIAYIGYETKNIKVEVKDNQHVSLGLIRLESNSKELSEVVVSGMSQRNSEARALNMQKKSMSIVNVIAADGIGKLPDRNAAETVQRMPGVSIERDQGEGRFVSVRGLPPFWSSTTINGNRIPTAEEETTSRATAFDFFPSDLIAYVEATKALTPDMDGDAIGGSVNFTTQTAPTKRTIKASIFSGYNQKSDKGIYSGSLTIGDKSKNGKFGYIINGTYWDRNWATDNYEARRNGDQGVYRLELRDYTGIRKTTGLNAAMEFNPSSRDKIFLKATYGGLSDTETHYKHRIRFDKFNSTTNALTVEQQDIHNELMTQFIGIDLGGKHQLANGNLDWSLASYRNRFKYGNIPNAEDNSYFLIQFNQTGVGVKPEYLNTVPLANGGAGGPRAYWAADGGMLDPNNPKSIFDFYSDPNFKTDPTKMKFSTLELYKINIVERDNIIAAVNYEHNFNENLKMKFGAKLTDKDRIATFRDEYYNWKGSPTPFLSNYSSDLINQPGGTDYMRRESGTNIGNTFGPVLSGNGMNNLYNSAQGSLVLNAADSQIPELGKGLGRNFNVDETTSSVYAMATYSISDKWTILGGVRTTNTITKVTGKTVENNVVVDAENTKTYTSVLPMLHIKYSPVENLNLRFATTRTFARPNFGDISPAGSLNTIDGEYAGGNPNLNPTYSWNFDLLGEYFLDEVGVINAGVFYKSITDPIFDDTYQGTINGIPNIEISSPTNGGNAWIGGIEFGFTKRFSFLPGFLKYFGTQINATFMNSEMTLGQNTNNPNGRKVSTPYQAKELYNLQLFYETGKLNVRAAFNHKGAYAISFDANAKNTDMNDIYYGKYNSLDFSASYKVGEHFTIFSDVNNVLNEPLMYHFGETPNRPKQVEYYGAKFNLGLKYNL, encoded by the coding sequence ATGAAAACAATTTACAAGGCAATTTTTATTTTTTCGGTTGCACTTTTTGCGCAGAACATGACGGCGCAAAAAGCAACCATAAGCGGAACTGTTACCGACTCACAATCTCCATTGCCGGGAGCAACTATTATATTATCTAACAATCAAAAAGCAACAACTGATTTCAGCGGTTATTTTACGATTCAGGATGTTAGATCTGGTAGTTTAGAATTACAAATCGCATATATAGGATATGAAACAAAAAATATTAAAGTTGAAGTAAAAGATAATCAACATGTGAGTTTAGGTTTAATTCGTTTAGAAAGCAACTCAAAAGAATTAAGCGAAGTTGTAGTAAGCGGAATGAGCCAAAGAAATAGTGAGGCAAGAGCGCTGAACATGCAAAAGAAATCAATGAGCATTGTAAACGTAATTGCTGCTGACGGAATAGGAAAACTTCCGGATCGTAATGCTGCGGAAACGGTACAACGTATGCCGGGAGTTTCGATCGAAAGAGATCAGGGTGAGGGACGTTTTGTTTCGGTAAGAGGTTTACCGCCATTTTGGTCATCAACTACAATCAACGGAAACAGAATTCCGACAGCTGAAGAAGAAACGACTTCGAGAGCTACAGCATTTGACTTTTTTCCGTCAGACCTTATTGCTTATGTTGAAGCTACAAAAGCACTTACACCTGATATGGATGGAGATGCGATTGGTGGTAGCGTGAATTTTACGACGCAGACAGCTCCAACAAAAAGAACGATCAAAGCAAGTATTTTTAGCGGATACAATCAAAAATCGGATAAAGGAATCTATAGCGGATCGCTTACTATTGGTGACAAAAGTAAAAACGGAAAATTTGGATACATTATTAATGGTACATACTGGGACAGAAACTGGGCTACAGATAATTACGAAGCCAGAAGAAATGGAGATCAGGGAGTTTACAGATTAGAGTTAAGAGATTATACAGGAATTAGAAAAACCACTGGATTGAATGCTGCAATGGAATTTAATCCTTCATCGAGAGATAAAATTTTCCTGAAAGCAACTTACGGAGGACTTTCGGATACTGAAACGCATTACAAACACAGAATCAGATTCGACAAATTCAACAGTACTACAAATGCTTTAACGGTTGAACAGCAAGATATTCACAACGAATTAATGACTCAGTTTATTGGTATTGATTTAGGTGGAAAACATCAATTGGCAAACGGAAATTTAGACTGGAGTCTGGCTTCTTATAGAAATAGATTCAAATACGGAAATATTCCGAATGCAGAAGACAACAGTTATTTTTTAATTCAATTTAATCAAACAGGAGTTGGTGTTAAGCCGGAATATTTAAATACTGTGCCTCTTGCAAACGGTGGAGCCGGAGGACCAAGAGCTTATTGGGCTGCTGATGGTGGAATGCTGGATCCTAATAATCCAAAATCGATATTTGACTTTTATTCAGATCCAAATTTTAAAACGGATCCGACAAAAATGAAGTTTTCTACTTTAGAATTATATAAAATCAACATTGTAGAAAGAGACAATATTATTGCAGCGGTAAACTACGAACACAATTTTAATGAAAATCTTAAAATGAAGTTTGGTGCGAAATTAACTGATAAAGATCGTATCGCGACTTTTAGAGATGAATATTACAATTGGAAAGGATCTCCAACACCGTTTTTATCAAATTATAGTTCAGATTTGATTAATCAGCCAGGCGGAACAGATTATATGAGAAGAGAAAGCGGAACTAATATTGGAAACACTTTTGGGCCGGTTTTATCAGGAAACGGAATGAACAATTTATACAATTCAGCTCAGGGTAGTTTGGTTTTGAATGCTGCAGATTCTCAAATTCCTGAATTAGGAAAAGGATTGGGAAGAAACTTTAATGTAGATGAAACTACATCATCTGTTTATGCAATGGCAACGTATTCTATATCTGATAAATGGACCATTTTAGGAGGAGTTAGAACAACAAATACTATCACAAAAGTTACTGGTAAAACGGTTGAAAATAATGTTGTAGTTGATGCAGAAAACACAAAAACTTATACATCAGTATTACCAATGTTACACATTAAATATTCACCTGTTGAGAATTTAAACCTTCGTTTTGCTACAACAAGAACATTTGCAAGACCAAACTTTGGTGACATTTCGCCAGCTGGATCTTTAAATACTATTGACGGTGAATATGCAGGAGGAAATCCAAATTTGAATCCTACTTATTCTTGGAACTTTGATTTATTGGGAGAATATTTCTTGGACGAAGTAGGGGTAATCAACGCGGGAGTTTTCTATAAATCGATTACAGATCCAATTTTTGACGATACGTATCAAGGTACAATAAACGGAATTCCCAATATCGAAATCAGTTCGCCTACAAATGGCGGTAACGCATGGATTGGCGGAATCGAATTTGGATTCACAAAAAGATTCAGCTTCTTACCGGGATTCCTGAAATATTTTGGAACTCAGATCAATGCAACTTTCATGAATTCTGAAATGACTTTGGGGCAAAACACGAATAATCCAAACGGAAGAAAAGTGTCCACTCCTTATCAGGCAAAAGAATTATACAATCTGCAATTGTTCTACGAAACGGGTAAACTTAACGTGAGAGCGGCATTCAACCATAAAGGTGCTTATGCTATAAGTTTTGATGCCAATGCTAAGAATACGGATATGAACGATATCTATTACGGTAAATATAATTCACTTGATTTCTCGGCTTCTTATAAAGTAGGAGAGCATTTTACAATCTTTAGTGATGTAAATAATGTTTTAAACGAGCCTTTGATGTATCATTTTGGAGAAACTCCAAATAGACCAAAACAAGTAGAATATTATGGTGCAAAATTCAACCTTGGTTTAAAATATAATTTATAG
- a CDS encoding ATP-binding protein, with product MKQKDILEFWRNVEIFNLPDFNNDGVLLKTEQIFPWILNKKATRNNYVLQHTLFFGKLEKKTIVDQIDKYLDGEIKKGDWEETISGYTCLSALILDQGGRPDEKSYVTASFSFGINALIKKQNLSIVQADLEKSKEDFESRYNIPEILSVSNNNEKEESLRKGDIILWAHLNKELTYLHEQFDIWNKDDIKIYMYSQEVPKDSKPDTGFLNSFYLSDLNHFCGLSEKDYSKTLENYLSLSIDKSIRKDIILDKNKLFDSINPKLMQVGRWPSNIDYSLYSAQLGAVNDLFLKAENDSFIKGVNGPPGTGKTTLLLDVISEIIVKRAKIIAQLGCENIFEKGYNKIEKENGFNLFSFNLKPDLKNDFGIVIASNNNSAVENITKELPAKEKIDCTTFPEVDYFSECSGKLIPGESWGILAAALGNNQNRNVFKSAIWKSDETNQVLGLEDLLSSVYKDSQNDSTAYNQDLFEKTKSKLKELHREFDSFIKKAEEFHQSLPVFIKAKKDEESLKKQISETNLEIDTYDKIKKELEISIKNEFLESDRIQNALGVLRSNKPSFFFFQKLFGTNSFKVWKKQADLFLSQFSDSQDALNRFKNELLGTEQKIEDLKAKRNKYEYDLKNSVEIIANYQKLNKSLNEDFGIENKQLFNKEFYDLPLEEIHLRMPYYSPKIAKLRSDIFIQSLNLHKYVILSNAKNIRNNLNLFFEMILGWVEVEAKLAQNLWDTFFLCIPVVSTTLASVSKLFPNTNKDQIGWLLIDEAGQATPQSAVGIIQRSKRCVIVGDPLQVEPVVTIPANLVAKLRQQSKVDLLWSPLQTSVQQLADRISSSGTYMKNGSNLEPIWTGFPLRTHRRCDEPMFSIANKIAYEDQMVKAVKENSKEIFIGPSQWFHVENVNLPMNKHVISEEIDLLKEKINQLLNVGYNGNIYVISPFKSVANACESEFRKIENISCGTVHKFQGKEANIVFLVLGSDPKSSGARKWASQKPNILNVALTRAKKRLYVIGNKKLWGQCDYYNEMMNMLN from the coding sequence TTGAAGCAAAAAGATATACTAGAGTTTTGGCGAAATGTAGAAATTTTCAATCTTCCAGATTTTAATAATGATGGTGTACTGTTAAAAACAGAGCAAATATTCCCTTGGATTTTAAACAAAAAAGCTACGAGAAATAATTATGTTTTGCAGCACACTTTGTTTTTTGGGAAATTAGAGAAAAAGACGATTGTTGACCAAATTGATAAATATCTGGATGGTGAAATTAAAAAAGGAGATTGGGAAGAAACTATTTCTGGATATACATGCCTATCAGCATTGATTCTTGATCAGGGAGGAAGACCCGATGAAAAAAGTTATGTAACAGCTTCATTTTCTTTTGGAATCAATGCTTTAATAAAAAAACAAAACTTGTCGATTGTACAGGCTGACCTGGAAAAATCGAAAGAAGATTTTGAATCCAGATATAATATTCCTGAAATTTTAAGTGTAAGCAATAATAATGAAAAAGAAGAGTCTCTAAGAAAAGGAGATATTATTTTATGGGCGCATTTAAATAAAGAATTAACCTATCTGCATGAGCAGTTTGATATATGGAACAAAGATGATATAAAAATTTATATGTATTCTCAGGAAGTTCCCAAGGATAGCAAGCCAGATACGGGTTTTTTGAATAGTTTTTATTTAAGCGATTTGAATCATTTTTGTGGTTTAAGCGAAAAGGATTATAGTAAAACTTTAGAAAATTATTTAAGTTTATCTATAGATAAATCTATTCGAAAGGATATTATTTTAGATAAAAATAAGTTGTTTGATTCCATAAATCCTAAATTAATGCAGGTTGGCAGATGGCCTTCTAATATAGATTATAGTTTGTATAGTGCACAACTTGGTGCGGTCAATGATTTGTTTTTAAAAGCGGAAAATGATTCATTTATAAAAGGAGTAAATGGTCCTCCAGGAACAGGAAAGACAACGCTATTATTAGATGTAATCTCGGAAATTATTGTTAAAAGAGCTAAGATAATAGCTCAATTAGGTTGCGAAAACATCTTTGAGAAAGGATATAATAAAATAGAAAAAGAAAATGGCTTCAATTTATTTTCTTTTAATCTAAAACCGGATTTAAAGAATGATTTTGGAATTGTCATTGCCAGTAATAATAATTCTGCTGTTGAAAATATAACAAAAGAACTTCCTGCTAAAGAAAAGATAGATTGTACTACATTTCCTGAAGTTGACTATTTTTCAGAATGTTCTGGGAAACTGATTCCGGGAGAAAGTTGGGGAATTCTGGCGGCTGCATTAGGAAATAATCAAAATCGAAATGTTTTTAAATCTGCCATTTGGAAATCAGATGAAACAAATCAAGTATTGGGTTTAGAAGATTTATTGTCAAGTGTTTATAAAGACAGTCAAAATGATTCAACAGCTTACAATCAGGATTTATTCGAAAAAACAAAAAGCAAATTAAAAGAACTTCATAGAGAATTTGATTCATTTATCAAGAAAGCCGAAGAGTTTCACCAGTCATTACCTGTTTTTATTAAAGCAAAAAAAGACGAAGAATCATTGAAAAAACAGATTTCGGAAACAAATTTAGAAATAGATACATATGACAAAATAAAAAAAGAACTGGAGATTAGTATTAAAAATGAATTTTTAGAAAGCGACAGAATTCAAAATGCTCTAGGTGTACTTCGATCAAACAAACCTTCTTTTTTCTTTTTTCAAAAACTTTTTGGTACCAATTCTTTTAAAGTTTGGAAAAAACAAGCTGATTTATTCCTATCCCAATTTAGTGATTCTCAAGATGCCTTAAATCGTTTTAAAAATGAACTATTAGGGACGGAACAAAAGATAGAAGATTTAAAAGCAAAAAGAAATAAATACGAATATGATTTAAAAAATAGCGTGGAAATAATTGCTAATTATCAGAAACTGAATAAAAGCCTTAACGAAGATTTTGGTATCGAAAATAAACAATTGTTTAATAAGGAATTTTATGATTTACCATTAGAAGAAATTCACCTTCGAATGCCTTATTATTCTCCAAAAATTGCCAAACTAAGAAGCGATATTTTTATTCAAAGTCTCAATTTGCATAAATATGTTATACTATCTAATGCAAAAAATATAAGAAATAATCTCAATCTATTTTTTGAAATGATACTCGGCTGGGTCGAGGTCGAAGCTAAACTAGCTCAAAATTTATGGGACACTTTTTTTCTTTGTATTCCGGTTGTCTCTACTACTTTAGCTTCGGTAAGTAAACTATTTCCAAATACAAATAAGGATCAAATTGGTTGGTTATTGATTGATGAAGCAGGTCAGGCTACACCTCAATCTGCGGTGGGAATTATTCAGAGATCAAAAAGATGTGTAATTGTAGGCGATCCATTGCAGGTAGAGCCAGTAGTAACGATACCAGCAAATCTAGTTGCAAAATTACGTCAACAAAGCAAAGTTGATTTATTATGGTCTCCCTTACAAACTTCTGTACAGCAACTTGCTGATAGAATTTCTTCATCAGGAACATATATGAAAAACGGAAGCAATTTGGAACCTATATGGACCGGTTTTCCTTTGCGAACTCATAGAAGGTGCGATGAACCAATGTTTTCTATTGCTAATAAAATTGCCTACGAAGATCAAATGGTGAAAGCTGTTAAAGAAAATTCTAAAGAAATTTTTATAGGACCTTCTCAATGGTTTCATGTTGAAAATGTAAATCTCCCAATGAATAAACATGTAATTAGTGAAGAAATTGACCTGTTAAAAGAAAAAATCAATCAATTATTAAATGTGGGTTATAATGGAAATATTTATGTTATATCCCCATTTAAATCGGTTGCTAATGCTTGTGAAAGTGAATTCAGAAAGATAGAGAATATATCCTGTGGGACTGTGCATAAATTTCAAGGAAAAGAGGCTAATATTGTTTTTCTGGTTTTAGGAAGTGATCCTAAATCATCGGGAGCAAGAAAATGGGCTTCGCAAAAACCAAATATTCTTAATGTAGCATTAACCCGTGCTAAGAAAAGACTGTATGTTATTGGTAATAAAAAATTATGGGGTCAATGTGATTATTATAATGAGATGATGAATATGCTAAATTAA